The Couchioplanes caeruleus sequence GGACTTCCTTGTCAGTGAGCGGAAACCTGGCCAGGTCGCTCGGCTGGCGCAGGTCTCCGGGATGCACCTGGCGCTCTTGGCACATCGTGCGGTAGGGCGGCACGTTCTCGTAGGCGTGCCGCACCGACCATTGCAGGCGCTCCCATTGGAGCGCGCGCACTTCGTCGACGGAGGCGCGTTCGATCGGTTCGAGGTCCTCGGGGCGAGGGGAACGATCCCGCATCGTGTCTCTCCTAACGGAGCATCACTGCCTCGTGCGCAGCCCGTCGAAGGCGAGCGCGGTGACGGTGGCGGCCAGCTCGTCCGCGCCGCCGCGCTCGGGGCTGTACCACTCGATGAGCGAGTTGACCATGCCGAAGACCAGGCGGGACGCGGTCGCGGGATCGACGTCCGCGCGGACCGTCCCTTCCGCCTGCGCCTGCTTGACGAGCGCGGTGACCTGGTGGTCGAAGAGCCTGCGGCGGCGCAGGGCCTCCGTCTCGACGTCGGAGTTGCCGCGCACGCGCAGGAGCAGGGTGACGTAGGGCAGGCGCTGAGCCAGCACGTGCACGCTGAGCCGGATGAGCGACTCGAGGCGCGCCAGCGCGGTCGCCTCGTGCATCCG is a genomic window containing:
- a CDS encoding TetR/AcrR family transcriptional regulator, producing the protein MNPEETFGLLIDQEIRARRGRPGHDLETVLRAAVQLFNERGYDATSMDDLAKRLKITKSSIYHHVRGKQELLRLAIDHALDGLDDAMAQVLRMHEATALARLESLIRLSVHVLAQRLPYVTLLLRVRGNSDVETEALRRRRLFDHQVTALVKQAQAEGTVRADVDPATASRLVFGMVNSLIEWYSPERGGADELAATVTALAFDGLRTRQ